One window of the Lodderomyces elongisporus chromosome 6, complete sequence genome contains the following:
- the URA4 gene encoding dihydroorotase (BUSCO:EOG092649QJ; MEROPS:MER0061068), with the protein MTEINLGTTADMHVHLRDGAMCKLITPTVHSGGVSICYVMPNLVPPVTTKEQVESYHAQLQSLAPDTTFLMSLYLCKELTPELLESCKDIIHGIKCYPAGVTTNSKFGVDPNDFSSFYPIFSKMQELGLVLNLHGEKPGGGEDEDGDDINVINAEPKFLPALRKLHADFPKLKIILEHCTTHEAIDLVRELNLTKNSSNGETSNEITIAATITAHHLYLIIDNWAGNPINFCKPVAKFQKDRRALVDAATSGEPWFFFGSDSAPHPIHKKQVHVGVCAGVYTQSNAVGYVAEIFDKQGKLENLKKFIGENGIKFYGLKKEILDKHAHESCWLVERKNQVPEVIGNGDVDVVPFKAGEELKYAVEWRKN; encoded by the coding sequence ATGACTGAAATCAACTTGGGAACTACAGCAGATATGCACGTCCACTTGAGAGATGGGGCAATGTGCAAACTTATTACCCCAACTGTGCACTCGGGTGGTGTCTCCATATGTTACGTTATGCCCAACCTTGTTCCTCCAGTCACTACAAAGGAGCAAGTAGAATCGTATCATGCACAGTTGCAATCCTTGGCCCCAGATACTACATTTCTTATGTCGTTATACTTGTGTAAAGAACTTACGCCAGAATTACTAGAGTCATGCAAAGACATTATCCATGGAATCAAATGTTATCCTGCTGGTGTGACAACAAATTCCAAATTTGGCGTTGATCCAAATGACTTTAGTTCTTTTTACCCTATTTTCAGCAAGATGCAAGAGTTGGGACTTGTTCTTAATTTGCATGGTGAGAAGCCAGGTGGtggtgaagatgaagatggagACGATATAAATGTTATAAATGCTGAGCCCAAATTCCTTCCAGCATTGCGTAAACTCCATGCTGATTTCCCCAAACTCAAAATCATTTTGGAGCATTGTACCACTCATGAAGCTATTGACTTGGTGCGTGAACTCAATCTTACAAAAAATAGCTCAAACGGTGAGACTAGCAACGAAATAACCATTGCAGCAACCATCACTGCACACCATCTTTATTTGATCATTGACAACTGGGCAGGTAATCCAATCAATTTCTGTAAACCAGTGGCCAAGTTTCAAAAGGACCGTAGGGCATTAGTTGACGCGGCCACAAGTGGTGAGCCATGGTTCTTTTTCGGCTCAGATTCAGCACCACACCCCATCCACAAAAAGCAAGTACATGTTGGAGTGTGTGCTGGAGTTTATACGCAGTCAAATGCTGTTGGCTATGTTGCTGAGATTTTTGATAAGCAAGGCAAGTTGGAAAACTTGAAGAAATTTATTGGCGAGAATGGAATCAAGTTTTATGGATTGAAAAAGGAGATTTTGGATAAACATGCTCATGAATCGTGCTGGCTAGTTGAGAGGAAAAACCAAGTTCCTGAAGTCATTGGAAAtggtgatgttgatgttgtgcCATTCAAAGCCGGtgaagaattgaaataCGCTGTCGAATGgagaaagaattga
- the DIB1 gene encoding U4/U6-U5 snRNP complex subunit dib1 (BUSCO:EOG0926506U) — translation MGSVFLPHLKTAWHVDQAILSEDDRVVVIRFGREEETECMILDEILYSISEKIKNFGVVYLVNLDRVPDFNQMYELDQNRREPYTLMFFYRNKHMLVDFGTGNNNKLNFPIYDKQELIDIIETVYRGARKGKGLVMSPKDYSRVAKNI, via the coding sequence ATGGGCTCAGTGTTTCTTCCACACTTGAAGACTGCATGGCATGTTGACCAAGCCATTCTTTCAGAAGATGATCGTGTTGTAGTGATACGTTTTGGCCGAGAAGAGGAAACAGAATGCATGATTCTAGACGAAATCCTTTATTCAATCTCGGAAAAGATCAAGAACTTTGGTGTCGTATACTTGGTGAATCTTGATCGTGTTCCAGACTTTAATCAAATGTATGAACTAGACCAAAATCGACGAGAgccatatacattgatgtttttctATCGAAATAAACATATGCTAGTTGATTTTGGTACCGGTAACAATAACAAGTTAAATTTTCCCATCTACGACAAGCAAGAGTTGATTGATATTATAGAAACCGTGTATCGTGGTGCAAGAAAGGGCAAGGGATTGGTGATGAGTCCCAAGGACTATAGTCGAGTagcaaaaaatatatag
- the TFS1 gene encoding carboxypeptidase Y inhibitor (MEROPS:MER0018285), which yields MTLITISQSLDESYTKNEIIPDVIDEFETQGLLSIEYGPTELVTLGNTLAKASTQEPPKIQLTLNSPTEDGKIESISPDDKFILVFTDPDAPSRTDHKWSEYLHWLVTDLKLPDTKTESGEASISHFINAKDGHELFPYVGPGPPPKTGKHRYVFLLYKQDPDVEKPEAPKDRRNWGTDVPGSGVRDWIKKAAPNSKLLAVNFYYSQNEDP from the coding sequence ATGACTTTAATCACTATTTCACAATCCTTGGATGAATCATACACCAAaaatgaaatcattcccgATGTCATTGACGAGTTTGAGACTCAAGGTTTGTTATCCATTGAATACGGCCCCACTGAATTGGTCACCTTGGGTAACACTTTAGCTAAAGCCTCGACTCAAGAGCCACCAAAGATACAATTGACCTTGAACTCGCCAACAGAGGACGGCAAGATTGAAAGCATCAGTCCAGACGACAAATTTATTTTGGTCTTTACCGATCCAGATGCGCCATCAAGAACTGACCACAAGTGGTCGGAATACTTGCACTGGTTGGTCACTGACTTGAAATTACCAGATACAAAGACTGAAAGTGGTGAAGCCAGTATTAGCCATTTCATCAACGCCAAGGATGGCCATGAGTTGTTCCCATACGTTGGCCCAGGTCCACCACCAAAGACTGGTAAGCACAGATATGTATTCTTATTGTACAAACAAGACCCAGATGTTGAGAAGCCAGAAGCTCCAAAGGATAGAAGAAACTGGGGTACCGATGTTCCAGGTTCTGGTGTTAGAGACTGGATTAAGAAAGCAGCACCAAACTCCAAATTGTTGGCTGTTAACTTTTACTACTCTCAAAATGAGGACCCATAA
- the HAP5 gene encoding CCAAT- binding transcription factor component: MNEHELEEEIGSPLNVANIVDEEELLAAQEAAEAANYAQQADPGDVFHNVQEGLEGVHRDMLMNYWQQTINNIENSNFDFKSHQLPLARIKKVMKTDQDVKMISAEAPILFAKGCDIFITELTMRAWIHAEENKRRTLQKSDIAAALTRSDMFDFLIDVVPREEEKPKKSYNNHNNTDPSNSSSRTQFQEDQVVGSQYPQQQQQHQQQAPPTSSQPIPQQSQDQISQQQQQQQQQVNETEQVVQDNHNISKHPNQETESIPHQQAVDQQPEPQQPQEEEQQQQQQQQQIGTDTQPAAINESGNQWV, encoded by the coding sequence ATGAATGAACACGAATTAGAAGAGGAAATTGGTTCACCGTTAAATGTAGCCaacattgttgatgaagaagaacttCTTGCGGCACAAGAAGCAGCAGAGGCCGCCAATTATGCGCAACAAGCTGATCCTGGTGATGTTTTCCATAATGTCCAAGAAGGTTTAGAAGGTGTACATCGTGATATGCTTATGAATTATTGGCAGCAaacaatcaacaacattgaAAATTCAAACTTTGACTTTAAATCACATCAGTTACCTTTAGCtagaatcaaaaaagttATGAAGACGGATCAAGATGTCAAGATGATTAGTGCGGAAGCACCCATTCTATTTGCCAAAGGGTGTGATATTTTCATTACTGAGTTGACGATGAGAGCATGGATCCATGCGGAAGAGAATAAACGAAGAACATTACAGAAATCAGATATTGCTGCCGCATTAACAAGGTCGGATATGTTTGACTTTTTGATTGATGTTGTAccaagagaagaagaaaagccgAAAAAATCATATAATAATCATAATAACACAGATCCGCTGAACCTGAGTAGTCGGACCCAGTTTCAAGAGGATCAAGTGGTTGGCAGTCAATACccgcagcagcagcagcagcatcagcagcaagcaccaccaacatcaaGTCAACCAATTCCACAACAATCACAGGACCAAATCtcccaacaacaacaacaacagcagcagcaggtAAATGAAACAGAGCAGGTGGTGCAGGATAATCACAATATCTCAAAACACCCAAACCAAGAAACAGAGCTGATACCTCATCAACAAGCAGTAGATCAGCAGCCAGAgccacaacaaccacaagaagaggaacagcaacagcaacagcagcagcagcaaatAGGAACTGATACACAACCAGCTGCAATAAATGAATCAGGGAACCAATGGGTATAA
- the GYP8 gene encoding GTPase-activating protein gyp8 (BUSCO:EOG092642UD), with amino-acid sequence MESILTETTQPAEEKEEENEKEEEGHTGKYDNEEQVDTAIFDIAESSMEPFNDISEEQQQEQQEEGEKEKELNVKTEDESNIIGEEKNLDKEYYDRKNNNKQDQEIHHSKDKHKDTSIDLVAEQARSIEGIINNEERRIIWSKLLLLEDTQPKTKPGSLLGSPSPALHSQATFSPDGFLQNLESVDLPPHKDEDQVKLDIQRSFTVLNHIQSLHNCYTITSSISGFSTSSSPLSATSSHSDSDTKCKSTYSSTNSLSVSNARHSAESASGVDFIEKGSSFTNIISASDISSLRKILSNLIIKVLRKHPSLHYYQGYHDIASIILLVCYDAKHNQYIEEDIDQDLAFRILEKLTVFHLRDFMISDIALSVNHLRLIPALLEQVDTELFQLLRQTSISYFTTNGKLYDYKFLQGLSSILTIFSHDISNLSHILTIWDFNLGYNSVIVNVYIYAASIVFFKQRIWETLQLEEHQCDFKNVDHDAVHKLISPATLYAEGLTDSDLARILEMTKSFLEKYPMSKLENEGDTWQKWFIEWNPHSVLLTTSDLATSRVEVNAKYAKDLLESGDSQYSLEMLIAAQEKEIMSQTSAELEVFHKIIAEQDQEAEDEYLQSSIASSQYEEEEDEDEDDSETNSLGSSLTRHSSIASSLTSSSLYKITSATLKRLFPLSSSPPIDEDDKKKKKKKLVIRNKNWFISKKFYCISITVGIIGVFLHFLFVKYGGENVYKEFMDGRVMQEIKRTLGDVRLVLSRIVSPVTTLGGAKHTTTSVLDAVGTGTLRNSAFGI; translated from the exons ATGG AAAGCATTCTCACTGAGACAACTCAGCcagcagaagaaaaagaagaagagaatgaaaaagaagaagaagggcATACAGGAAAATATGATAATGAAGAACAAGTAGATACTGCAATATTTGACATTGCTGAGCTGTCAATGGAACCATTCAATGACATTTctgaagaacaacaacaagaacaacaagaagaaggagaaaaagagaaagagttgAACGTAAAAACTGAAGATGAAAGTAATATTATtggtgaagaaaaaaacctAGACAAGGAGTATTATGATcgaaaaaacaataacaagCAAGATCAAGAAATACATCATTCCAAAGACAAACACAAGGATACAAGCATTGACCTTGTGGCCGAGCAAGCTCGGTCTATTGAAGGAATTATAAACAATGAAGAGCGTAGGATAATATGGTCTAAATTGTTACTTTTGGAAGATACTCAgcccaaaacaaaacctgGCTCACTTTTAGGCAGCCCTAGCCCTGCACTACATAGCCAAGCAACATTTTCACCCGATGGGTTTTTACAAAATCTCGAGAGTGTCGACCTACCGCCTCATAAGGATGAGGACCAAGTCAAATTGGATATTCAACGATCATTCACTGTGCTAAATCATATACAATCATTGCACAATTGCTATACAATTACATCATCGATCTCGGGGTTTTCTACATCTTCTTCACCATTATCAGCTACGTCATCTCATTCCGACTCTGATACAAAGTGTAAATCTACTTATTCTTCTACCAATTCTTTATCAGTATCAAATGCTCGACATTCTGCAGAACTGGCATCAGGTGTGGACTTTATTGAGAAGGGATCATCTTTTACAAATATTATCAGTGCTTCGGATATCAGCTCACTACGTAAGATATTATCCAATCTCATTATCAAAGTATTGCGTAAACATCCAAGCTTACACTATTACCAAGGTTATCATGATATTGCCAGTATAATATTGTTGGTTTGCTACGATGCAAAGCATAATCAATATATTGAAGAGGATATTGATCAAGACCTTGCATTCCGAATACTAGAAAAATTAACGGTATTTCACTTGCGTGATTTTATGATCTCAGATATTGCTCTATCTGTGAATCATCTAAGGTTAATTCCTGCACTTTTGGAACAAGTAGATACTGAGTTGTTTCAATTACTAAGGCAGACTTCGATCCTGTACTTTACGACCAATGGCAAATTATACGATTATAAGTTTCTACAAGGGCTATCATCCATTTTGACCATATTCTCGCACGATATATCAAACTTGTCGCACATCTTAACAATCTGGGACTTCAATTTAGGGTACAACTCGGTGATTGTGAATGTATACATTTACGCTGCGTCAATAGTCTTTTTTAAACAAAGAATTTGGGAAACTTTACAACTAGAGGAACATCAATGCGATTTTAAAAATGTCGACCATGATGCGGTGCATAAACTCATCTCACCGGCAACTTTATACGCGGAAGGACTTACAGATTCAGATTTGGCAAGGATTTTGGAGATGACCAAGTCATTCTTAGAAAAATATCCAATGAGTaaacttgaaaatgaaGGTGATACATGGCAGAAATGGTTTATTGAATGGAATCCGCACTCTGTTCTTTTGACGACATCGGACTTAGCAACATCGCGGGTAGAAGTGAATGCCAAGTACGCAAAAGATTTATTAGAATCTGGGGATAGCCAATACAGCTTAGAAATGTTGATTGCTGCACAAGAGAAGGAAATCATGCTGCAAACACTGGCCGAACTTGAAGTATTTCATAAGATAATTGCAGAACAAGACCAGGAAGCAGAAGATGAATATTTACAGAGCTCGATAGCATCTTCTCAatacgaagaagaagaagatgaggatgaggatgattCGGAGACAAACTCTTTAGGCTCTTCATTGACACGCCATTCGTCAATTGCATCGTCGCTCACGTCATCGTCACTTTATAAAATCACATCAGCTACATTGAAGAGATTATTCCCACTTTCATCTCTGCCCCCtattgatgaagatgataagaagaagaagaagaagaagttaGTGATTCGGAATAAGAACTGGTTCATTTCCAAAAAGTTTTACTGTATCAGCATTACAGTTGGGATCATTGGagtttttttacatttccTCTTTGTCAAATACGGAGGCGAAAATGTTTATAAAGAATTCATGGATGGCCGCGTGATGCAAGAGATAAAACGTACGCTAGGCGATGTCAGATTGGTGTTGAGTAGGATAGTCAGTCCTGTAACAACCCTTGGAGGTGCCAAGCATACTACCACTAGTGTGCTAGATGCTGTAGGAACTGGAACATTGAGAAACTCGGCTTTTGGTATTTAA
- the SPT8 gene encoding Transcription factor spt8 (BUSCO:EOG092614UB), whose translation MASIEQDDIFNVEDDEMEDEYQEEEEEQQQQQQEQERQDEDYDMDVDTDNVNQQQVNDNQDGEELDDEDEEDNDNDNDDMEDVEEDDDDDVQEEEEEDEEDEEDEEDEEEEEEEDEEEEEKENNQAEITLKNEKETQSQKLEPSNTHTTSSEKDDKSQQQESIGTPSNIKTNLEDGDADADAAAADEVLRPTQDLLGEEINDNIKTPSSSNQEPMDLTKEVALSSTTTTKDNEDNTTVNTMDTEPVSDNTKDTSIDEKDKDKDKDQAQSSKPQTEPEAEPKPKPKTIVEQHDKQLTALDDNVKEKSSSPSSASPSENTLSFREQIIAKAKKATDFDIVPQVAIPYTSQCHALAFTKGPKWILTGGEDGFIRKYDFISSVQGKAPLTMAQKHNLSDAISNAGVICSYWENEQPYTRKQLMKQLPKLKDSDFSTGSVSYEPKVNPIYALEAEKNGYWCLSGLLSGGISLYTMRYNEGTIHHYFYQGSKENPRRGHRDTISALKLNQEEDKFLSGSWDKTIREWDLNTGKTTMEFAPSSGQISNIEFRPNGLEDISFQVEMEEEQTLTKNLNGNNKGKKEKKDDDGDDDVDSLFGDSDGDENIDNNTDKEDNENTFKQPRAPLQSKPHRNSDIFMSSSIDGTINIWDVRVSTPVIRLGVSEGIPPWCVSSTWSNNGEFIYAGRRNSTIEEISIRMPHKRSKSGHHNDTMIPNVSKLLQFPKISGPVSAIATMPNDDFILCGSNDNIRLYDLRLYDDLSNTAVNTKKQATPFLIVPGHHGGMLSQLYVDETGRFMVSASGYRGWGHGTYTDTVLIYEIDFD comes from the coding sequence ATGGCATCAATCGAACAAGATGATATCTTCAACGTGGAAGACGATGAAATGGAAGATGAAtatcaagaagaagaagaagaacaacaacaacaacaacaagaacaagaacgaCAGGATGAAGACTACGATATGGATGTGGATACAGACAATgtaaatcaacaacaagtaaATGATAACCAAGATGGAGAAGAATTGGATgatgaagacgaagaagacaatgacaatgacaatgatGATATGGAGGAtgtagaagaagacgacgatgacgatgttcaggaagaagaagaagaagacgaggaAGATGAGGAAGACGAGGAAGacgaagaggaagaagaagaagaagacgaggaagaggaagagaaggaaaacaaCCAAGCAGAAATTACTTTAAAGAATGAGAAAGAAACCCAAAGCCAAAAACTTGAACCACTGAATACTCATACTACCAGTCTGGAAAAAGATGACAAATCCCAACAACAAGAGTCAATTGGTACACCAAGTAATATCAAGACTAATCTTGAAGACGGcgatgctgatgctgatgctgctgctgctgatgaAGTATTACGACCGACTCAAGATTTATTaggagaagaaataaatgacAACATAAAAACtccctcttcttcaaacCAAGAACCTATGGATTTGACAAAAGAAGTTGCACTTTCCagtacaacaactacaaagGATAATGAAGACAATACTACCGTAAATACTATGGACACAGAACCAGTATCAGACAATACAAAGGATACTTCTATTGACGAGAAAgataaagacaaagatAAAGATCAAGCACAATCATCTAAACCTCAAACTGAACCTGAAGCAGAACCTAAACCTAAACCTAAAACAATAGTTGAGCAACATGATAAACAGCTAACAGCTCTAGATGATAAtgtcaaagaaaaaagctCGTCTCCATCGTCTGCATCACCACTGGAAAACACGCTTTCATTTAGAGAACAAATCATTGCTAAAGCCAAAAAGGCAACTGACTTTGACATTGTTCCACAAGTAGCGATCCCATACACATCCCAATGCCATGCTTTGGCATTCACAAAAGGCCCCAAATGGATACTTACAGGTGGAGAAGACGGCTTTATTAGGAAATACGATTTCATCCTGTCTGTCCAAGGTAAAGCACCCTTGACCATGGCACAAAAACATAATTTGTCAGATGCAATTAGTAATGCTGGTGTCATATGCTCATATTGGGAAAATGAACAACCTTATACTAGAAAGCAGTTGATGAAACAATTGCCCAAACTCAAGGATTCGGATTTTTCCACCGGTAGTGTTAGCTATGAACCCAAAGTAAATCCCATTTACGCATtagaagcagaaaaaaatggttaCTGGTGTCTATCTGGTTTACTTTCGGGTGGAATAAGTCTTTACACAATGAGATATAACGAAGGAACCATCCACCACTACTTTTACCAAGGTAGCAAAGAAAACCCACGTAGAGGACACCGAGACACCATTAGTGCTTTAAAACTAaatcaagaagaagataagTTTCTTAGTGGATCGTGGGATAAAACAATCAGAGAATGGGACTTGAATACCGGGAAAACAACTATGGAATTTGCACCATCTTCAGGTCAGATTTCCAACATTGAGTTTCGACCAAACGGACTTGAAGACATTTCCTTCCAAGTAGAGATGGAGGAGGAACAAACATTAACcaaaaatttgaatggGAACAACAAgggtaaaaaagaaaaaaaagatgatgatggtgatgatgatgttgattcACTTTTTGGAGATAGTGATGGCGATGAAAATATTGATAACAATACCGATAAGGAAGACAATGAAAACACATTCAAGCAACCCCGTGCCCCCTTGCAATCTAAACCACATCGTAACTCTGACATATTCATGAGTTCAAGTATAGATGGTACAATAAATATCTGGGATGTGCGTGTATCAACACCGGTGATCCGCTTGGGTGTATCTGAAGGAATTCCACCATGGTGTGTATCACTGACATGGTCCAATAACGGAGAATTTATTTATGCTGGGCGACGCAATTCTACAATCGAGGAAATTTCCATTAGAATGCCTCACAAGCGTTCCAAATCTGGTCACCATAATGATACAATGATTCCCAATGTTTCCAAGCTATTGCAATTCCCAAAAATAAGTGGTCCCGTTAGTGCAATTGCCACTATGCCAAATGATGATTTCATCTTGTGTGGATCAAATGATAATATTAGACTTTATGACCTACGTCTTTATGATGATCTATCAAATACTGCAGTGAACACGAAAAAGCAAGCAACTCCGTTCCTTATTGTTCCTGGTCACCATGGCGGTATGCTCTCACAATTGTACGTTGATGAGACTGGTAGATTTATGGTGAGCGCAAGCGGATATAGAGGTTGGGGTCATGGTACTTACACCGATACTGTGCTTATATACGAAATAGACTTTGATTAA
- the NDK1 gene encoding nucleoside diphosphate kinase (BUSCO:EOG09264YKY), translating to MSDERTFIAIKPDGVQRGLISAILGRFENRGYKLVGIKLVQPTESLLRTHYEDLQSKPFFPSLLSYMLSGPVLATVWEGKDVVKQGRAILGATNPLASAPGTIRGDFAVDMGRNVCHGSDSVESAKKEIDLWFKPEELVDYKPALFGWIYE from the coding sequence atgtcTGACGAAAGAACTTTTATTGCTATTAAACCAGATGGTGTCCAAAGAGGTTTGATCTCTGCTATCCTCGGTAGATTCGAAAACAGAGGCTACAAATTAGTCGGTATCAAATTGGTCCAACCAACCGAGTCCTTGTTGAGAACTCACTACGAAGACTTGCAATCCAAGCCATTCTTCCCATCATTGTTGTCATACATGTTGTCTGGCCCAGTCTTGGCCACCGTTTGGGAAGGTAAAGACGTTGTTAAGCAAGGTAGAGCCATCTTGGGTGCCACTAACCCATTGGCCTCAGCCCCAGGTACCATCAGAGGTGACTTTGCCGTCGACATGGGTAGAAACGTCTGTCACGGTTCAGACTCTGTTGAGAGCGCCAAGAAGGAAATTGACTTGTGGTTCAAGCCAGAAGAATTGGTTGACTACAAGCCAGCTTTGTTTGGATGGATCTACGAGTAA